Proteins from a genomic interval of Bradyrhizobium sp. CCBAU 53340:
- a CDS encoding pseudouridine synthase: MPRDSDKDNDSRGRRGPPKGGRSGKPRGPEKKFAKRGFEGKGEGRGDRDSRPPRGEGRPFRRREEGDAPRRDFSDRPRFKRDDRSNEGRGERSFKPRGDRPFSERGPRDGEKRSFKPRGDRPSYGRDDRPPRSRDRDDARPAGRFGDKKFGEKRPYAPRGERSERKFEGERKFSRDRGERSDSKPWQKRDDRPRGDRPRKSFDKDFGGRDRGEEKPWRQRDDRREAGRGEDRPRFSRSRDDRASGDRPFRDRPKFDRPRERPEGRMDWQEHPRSEGRFRDRPRRENEDDSRIFEKRPAFGGRGAYRERDRDFEGRPRREEAPKPKKAGERIAKALARAGLASRRDAEEMVTQGRVTVNGRVINSPALDVTKNDVVLVDGKPLPERERTRLFLYHKPRGLMTTHDDPEGRPTVFDNLPEGLPRLISVGRLDFNTEGLLLLTNDGGLARTLELPDTGWLRRYRVRAHGDITQAQLDQLKNGIEVEGVKYGPIEATLERDQGANVWLVFAIREGKNREVRNVCAHLGLEVNRLIRVSYGPFQLGEIPEGQVEEVRARVLREQLGDKVIEKSGAQFDVPKKSSGEAEKTSKRAVIADRKGRRVLVQRTGSDEARERNELEANGYGPPRRPKRGYHGKRDLTPRDE, translated from the coding sequence ATGCCTCGCGACAGCGACAAAGACAACGATTCCCGCGGCCGGCGAGGCCCGCCCAAAGGCGGCCGCAGCGGCAAGCCGCGCGGCCCCGAGAAGAAATTCGCCAAGCGCGGTTTCGAGGGCAAGGGCGAGGGGAGGGGCGACCGCGATAGCCGTCCGCCGCGTGGCGAGGGGCGACCTTTCCGCCGCCGCGAGGAGGGCGATGCGCCGCGCCGTGATTTTTCCGACCGTCCCCGCTTCAAGCGCGACGATCGCAGCAATGAGGGCCGCGGCGAGCGCAGCTTCAAGCCGCGTGGCGACCGGCCCTTCTCCGAGCGCGGACCGCGCGATGGCGAGAAGCGCTCCTTCAAGCCGCGCGGGGATCGTCCCTCGTACGGGCGCGACGACCGCCCGCCGCGCAGCCGGGATCGCGACGATGCGCGTCCGGCGGGGCGCTTCGGTGACAAGAAGTTCGGCGAGAAGCGGCCCTATGCGCCGCGCGGCGAGCGTTCCGAGCGCAAGTTCGAGGGTGAGCGGAAGTTCTCGCGCGATCGCGGCGAGCGCAGCGATTCCAAGCCGTGGCAGAAGCGCGACGATCGTCCGCGTGGTGACCGTCCGCGCAAGTCGTTCGACAAGGATTTCGGCGGCCGCGATCGCGGCGAGGAGAAGCCGTGGCGTCAGCGCGATGATCGTCGCGAGGCAGGCCGCGGTGAAGACCGTCCGCGCTTTTCGCGTTCACGCGATGATCGCGCGTCAGGTGATCGTCCGTTCCGCGACCGTCCGAAATTCGATCGTCCGCGCGAGCGGCCCGAAGGTCGCATGGACTGGCAGGAGCATCCACGCAGCGAAGGCCGCTTCCGCGACCGTCCGCGCCGCGAAAACGAGGACGACAGCCGGATCTTCGAGAAGCGTCCGGCCTTCGGCGGCCGCGGCGCCTATCGCGAGCGCGATCGTGATTTCGAAGGACGGCCGCGCCGCGAAGAGGCGCCGAAGCCGAAAAAGGCCGGTGAGCGCATCGCCAAGGCACTTGCGCGTGCGGGCCTAGCCTCGCGCCGCGATGCCGAGGAGATGGTCACGCAGGGCCGCGTCACCGTCAACGGCCGCGTCATCAACTCGCCGGCGCTCGACGTCACCAAGAACGACGTCGTGTTGGTCGATGGCAAGCCATTGCCGGAGCGCGAGCGTACGCGGCTGTTCCTCTATCACAAGCCGCGCGGGCTGATGACGACGCATGACGACCCTGAGGGGCGTCCGACCGTGTTCGACAATCTGCCCGAAGGCCTGCCACGCCTGATCAGCGTCGGCCGGCTCGACTTCAACACCGAGGGCCTGCTGCTGCTCACCAACGATGGCGGCCTCGCGCGCACGCTCGAACTGCCCGACACCGGTTGGCTGCGCCGCTACCGCGTCCGCGCCCATGGCGACATCACCCAGGCGCAGCTCGACCAGCTCAAGAACGGCATCGAGGTCGAGGGCGTCAAATACGGGCCGATCGAGGCGACGCTGGAGCGCGACCAGGGCGCCAACGTCTGGCTGGTGTTCGCGATCCGCGAAGGCAAGAACCGCGAGGTGCGCAACGTCTGTGCCCATCTCGGGCTCGAGGTGAACCGGCTGATCCGCGTCTCCTACGGTCCGTTCCAGCTCGGCGAAATCCCCGAAGGCCAGGTCGAGGAGGTCCGTGCGCGCGTGCTGCGCGAACAGCTCGGCGACAAGGTGATCGAGAAGTCCGGCGCGCAGTTCGACGTGCCGAAGAAATCATCGGGCGAGGCCGAGAAGACGTCCAAGCGCGCCGTGATCGCCGACCGCAAGGGCCGCCGCGTGCTGGTGCAGCGTACCGGCAGCGACGAAGCGCGCGAGCGCAATGAGCTGGAGGCCAATGGCTACGGCCCGCCGCGCCGTCCCAAGCGCGGCTATCACGGCAAGCGCGATCTGACACCGCGGGACGAATAG
- a CDS encoding DNA methyltransferase, producing MKRLEEVDWDFSTSRSQSAFSSLHWHPCRYPSQIPAVLIGALTEPGEIVLDPFLGSGTTAVEAQRLDRPCVGVELNPVSALMARAKTLSRGSDQIRKLVDRIRILVRQNAKRDAVPKTVQSEKWYTPRTLSDLRKLRSSITELRGDGRVLAEAAFSSILLPVCRETRHWGYVCDNTTPKDNHERDVIDLYEKVLIGFAEAYEARDTYRNASQRRETAASEVKILEGDAATILGDKPIAGAQLIVTSPPYFGVADYVKAQRLTLEWQGVEIEPLRQKEIGARSKRHRLVAAEQYLAECKRVFEGCREVLDRGRACAVVFGESGDRTPMNEKFEQVVESCHFKLMYKQSRKISTGRRQNPSLQMEHLLIFA from the coding sequence TTGAAGCGTCTAGAGGAAGTCGATTGGGACTTCTCCACAAGCCGCAGTCAGTCGGCATTTTCAAGCCTTCACTGGCATCCCTGCCGCTATCCATCTCAGATCCCGGCCGTTTTGATCGGCGCGCTGACTGAACCAGGCGAAATCGTTCTTGATCCTTTTCTTGGCTCTGGCACCACCGCAGTGGAAGCTCAGCGCCTCGACCGGCCTTGCGTCGGCGTAGAACTCAATCCCGTCTCGGCGTTGATGGCTCGCGCGAAGACACTATCGCGGGGCTCTGATCAAATAAGAAAGCTAGTAGATCGAATTCGCATCCTCGTGCGCCAGAACGCTAAGAGGGACGCGGTTCCTAAAACTGTGCAGAGCGAAAAGTGGTATACGCCAAGGACCCTTAGCGACTTGCGAAAATTGCGAAGCAGCATCACAGAATTGCGTGGGGACGGTCGTGTTCTCGCCGAGGCTGCATTTTCATCGATCTTGCTGCCCGTATGCCGTGAAACGCGGCATTGGGGCTACGTCTGTGACAACACGACTCCTAAAGATAATCACGAGAGGGATGTGATTGATCTCTACGAAAAGGTACTGATTGGATTTGCCGAGGCTTATGAGGCGCGGGACACATATCGAAATGCATCACAGCGCCGGGAGACGGCTGCTTCCGAGGTGAAGATTTTGGAAGGTGATGCTGCGACCATCCTGGGAGACAAGCCGATCGCTGGTGCGCAACTAATCGTCACCTCGCCGCCGTACTTCGGAGTGGCAGACTATGTGAAGGCGCAACGTTTAACTTTGGAGTGGCAGGGAGTAGAAATCGAACCACTGCGCCAGAAAGAGATTGGAGCGCGAAGCAAGAGGCACCGTTTGGTCGCGGCTGAACAATACCTTGCCGAATGTAAGCGTGTGTTTGAAGGATGCCGGGAGGTCCTTGATCGAGGCAGAGCTTGTGCGGTCGTCTTTGGTGAATCAGGTGACCGAACCCCGATGAACGAAAAGTTTGAGCAGGTCGTAGAAAGCTGTCACTTCAAGCTAATGTATAAACAGTCTCGGAAAATCTCGACAGGTCGACGGCAGAACCCCAGCCTGCAAATGGAGCACCTCCTCATTTTTGCGTGA
- a CDS encoding nucleoside deaminase — MIRGLKAPSFMDLALKTAENAGKSGEVPIGCVIVRNYEVIATAANRTLTDYDPTGHAEIVALREAAKKIGSERLVDCDLYVTLEPCTMCAGAISFARVRRLYYGAADPKGGAVESGVRFFASPTCHHAPDVYSGVGESEAARLLKEFFRERR, encoded by the coding sequence ATGATACGAGGCTTGAAAGCCCCCTCTTTCATGGATTTGGCGCTCAAAACGGCCGAAAACGCCGGAAAATCGGGCGAAGTCCCGATCGGGTGCGTCATCGTCCGCAATTACGAGGTCATCGCCACCGCCGCCAACCGGACCCTGACCGATTACGACCCCACGGGACACGCCGAAATCGTTGCGCTGCGCGAGGCGGCGAAGAAGATCGGCAGCGAGCGCCTGGTCGACTGCGACCTCTACGTGACCTTGGAGCCCTGCACCATGTGTGCGGGGGCGATCTCCTTTGCAAGGGTCCGCCGGCTCTATTACGGCGCCGCCGACCCCAAGGGCGGCGCGGTGGAGTCGGGCGTGCGGTTCTTTGCTTCCCCAACCTGCCACCACGCCCCCGACGTCTATTCCGGCGTCGGCGAGAGCGAGGCGGCGCGGCTGCTCAAGGAGTTCTTTCGCGAGCGGCGCTAG
- a CDS encoding alpha/beta fold hydrolase yields the protein MSDLADLYPGFASEWVNTSFGRIFARVGGKGPPLLLLHGFSETHVMWHRVAPALADQFTLIIADLPGYGWSDMPESDALHMPYSKRAMAKAMVEMMERLGHVHFALAGHDRGGRVSYRLALDHPGRLSKLAVLDILPTYNYWERMNRAYALKIYHWTFLAQPAPLPETLISAQGEFFLRFKMASQTKSRTLDAIDKRALEHYIAPFRDPARVHAMCEDYRAGAYIDYDLDKGDYDSAKKITVPMLALWGNAGVAQAAATPLDVWKQWATNVDGMPVDSGHFLTEENPEVTAQALRAFFAGG from the coding sequence ATGTCCGATCTCGCCGACCTCTATCCCGGTTTCGCCTCCGAATGGGTCAACACCTCGTTCGGCCGTATCTTCGCCCGCGTCGGCGGCAAGGGTCCGCCGCTGCTGCTGCTGCACGGCTTCTCCGAGACGCATGTGATGTGGCACCGCGTCGCGCCTGCGCTGGCCGACCAGTTCACGCTGATCATCGCCGACCTGCCGGGCTATGGCTGGTCCGACATGCCCGAGAGCGATGCGCTGCACATGCCCTACTCTAAGCGCGCGATGGCGAAAGCGATGGTCGAGATGATGGAGCGCCTCGGCCATGTCCATTTCGCGCTGGCCGGCCACGACCGCGGCGGCCGCGTGTCGTATCGGCTCGCGCTCGACCATCCCGGCCGGCTCTCGAAGCTCGCCGTGCTCGATATCCTGCCGACCTATAATTACTGGGAGCGGATGAACCGCGCCTACGCGCTGAAGATCTATCACTGGACCTTTCTCGCCCAGCCCGCGCCGCTGCCGGAGACGCTGATCTCGGCCCAGGGCGAATTCTTCCTGCGCTTCAAGATGGCGAGCCAGACCAAGTCGAGGACGCTGGACGCGATCGACAAGCGCGCGCTCGAACACTACATCGCCCCGTTCCGCGATCCCGCCCGCGTGCACGCGATGTGCGAGGACTACCGCGCCGGCGCCTATATCGACTACGACCTCGACAAGGGCGATTACGACTCGGCCAAGAAGATCACCGTGCCGATGCTGGCGCTGTGGGGCAATGCCGGCGTGGCGCAGGCCGCGGCGACCCCGCTCGATGTCTGGAAGCAATGGGCCACCAATGTCGACGGCATGCCGGTTGATTCCGGCCACTTCCTCACCGAGGAGAATCCTGAGGTGACCGCGCAGGCGCTGCGCGCGTTTTTTGCCGGGGGCTAG
- a CDS encoding alpha/beta hydrolase gives MAMQLLRGAMGLLKWGLCAVGAVALIFTALIATPLQRPAEMRSVSDSAKGIDWSTLPPLERFQARDGTWLGYRHYQAKGTATDRGAIFIHGSSASSATVNHALTAAISAHGVETWALDIRGHGASGTRGDIGYVGQLEDDLVDFVAHVRKSAPDLPLTLIGHSAGAGFSLRVAATPIVQDMFVRTVLVAPYLGYDAPTNVAHSGGWANADIPRLLALAALRKLGIDCCAQLPVLAFAVPANSERILTPVYSDRLMRNFATRGYRLDLPHVTHPMTIFGGTEDEMMISAKYAAAVQAIKPGVDVKLIDGVNHMGMVTNPKAVNAIAEDVATRGAAGS, from the coding sequence ATGGCGATGCAATTGCTGCGCGGTGCGATGGGCTTGCTCAAATGGGGGCTGTGTGCAGTCGGCGCCGTGGCCCTGATCTTCACCGCCCTGATCGCGACACCGCTGCAGCGGCCCGCGGAGATGCGCTCGGTCTCCGACTCCGCCAAGGGCATCGACTGGTCCACCCTGCCGCCGCTCGAGCGTTTCCAGGCCCGCGACGGCACCTGGCTCGGCTATCGCCACTATCAGGCGAAGGGGACGGCTACGGATCGCGGCGCCATCTTCATCCACGGCTCCTCGGCATCCTCCGCCACCGTCAACCACGCCCTGACCGCGGCGATATCAGCGCACGGCGTCGAGACCTGGGCGCTCGACATTCGCGGCCACGGCGCTTCGGGCACCCGCGGCGACATCGGCTATGTCGGCCAACTCGAGGACGATCTCGTCGACTTCGTCGCCCATGTCCGCAAGAGCGCGCCCGACCTGCCGCTGACCCTGATCGGTCACTCCGCCGGCGCCGGCTTCTCGCTGCGCGTGGCCGCGACGCCGATCGTGCAGGACATGTTCGTCCGCACCGTGCTCGTCGCACCCTATCTCGGCTATGACGCGCCGACCAATGTCGCGCATTCCGGCGGCTGGGCCAATGCCGACATCCCGCGCCTCCTCGCCCTCGCCGCGCTCCGCAAGCTCGGCATCGACTGCTGCGCGCAGCTTCCGGTGCTCGCCTTCGCCGTGCCCGCGAATTCTGAGCGGATTCTGACGCCTGTCTATTCCGACCGCCTGATGCGCAACTTCGCGACGCGCGGCTATCGGCTCGATCTGCCTCACGTGACGCATCCGATGACGATCTTCGGCGGCACCGAGGATGAGATGATGATATCAGCCAAATATGCCGCGGCCGTGCAGGCCATCAAGCCTGGCGTCGACGTCAAGCTGATCGACGGAGTCAATCACATGGGCATGGTCACCAATCCGAAGGCCGTCAATGCGATCGCCGAGGACGTGGCGACGCGGGGAGCGGCGGGGAGCTGA
- a CDS encoding DUF2306 domain-containing protein, producing the protein MIAHVSPVGAIHAVLATLCLLVGFVQFLRPKRGAGHRARGYLYVYAMLAADAASLAVYRFTGHFNLFHAAAIVNFTLIVLAIVPLLRTPRPATWRRIHYRFIAWSYVSPISAGLTNIATRLLPLATREQVAWIALVISLVTMTIAYVLIRKHRPPSEAPTLSTALAGQSGAPS; encoded by the coding sequence ATGATCGCGCATGTGAGCCCGGTTGGCGCAATCCACGCCGTGCTGGCAACGCTGTGCCTCCTTGTCGGCTTCGTCCAGTTTCTGCGCCCGAAGCGCGGGGCAGGCCATCGCGCGCGCGGCTATCTCTACGTCTACGCCATGTTGGCCGCCGATGCCGCGTCCTTGGCGGTCTATCGGTTCACCGGCCATTTCAACCTGTTCCACGCTGCCGCCATCGTGAACTTCACGCTGATCGTGCTTGCGATCGTCCCGCTGCTGCGCACGCCGAGACCTGCGACCTGGCGCAGGATCCACTATCGCTTCATCGCCTGGTCCTACGTGTCTCCGATATCGGCCGGACTCACGAACATCGCGACACGGCTGCTGCCGCTCGCGACACGCGAGCAGGTCGCATGGATCGCCCTCGTCATCTCGCTCGTGACGATGACGATCGCCTATGTCCTGATCCGGAAGCATCGGCCTCCCTCGGAGGCCCCAACACTGTCCACCGCCCTGGCCGGGCAGAGCGGAGCGCCATCGTGA
- a CDS encoding transcriptional regulator, with the protein MAELDDIIHQPLRLKIMAALNALPQQVGLEFARLKKLTGATDGNLGAHIETLAKAGYVSVEKAFVGKKPQTTVTATATGRGAFARHVATLQEIIAGKQV; encoded by the coding sequence ATGGCCGAGCTCGACGACATCATCCACCAGCCGCTGCGCCTGAAGATCATGGCCGCGCTGAACGCGCTCCCGCAACAAGTGGGCCTGGAATTCGCACGCCTGAAAAAACTCACCGGCGCGACCGACGGCAATCTCGGCGCCCACATCGAGACCCTCGCCAAGGCCGGCTACGTCTCCGTGGAGAAGGCCTTCGTCGGCAAGAAGCCGCAGACGACGGTGACCGCTACAGCCACGGGCCGCGGAGCCTTCGCGCGACATGTGGCGACGCTGCAGGAGATCATTGCGGGGAAGCAGGTGTAG
- the purD gene encoding phosphoribosylamine--glycine ligase, with protein MHILLLGSGGREHALAWKIAASPLVTKFWCAPGNAGIAREAECVALDVADHAAVIDFCKKNAVELVVVGPETPLAAGIVDDLTAAGIKAFGPDKIPAQLESSKGFTKALCTEFGIPTGAYKRFTNADEARAYVQSQGAPIVVKADGLAAGKGVVVAKSVREAEDAIAMMFEGAFGEAGTEVVIEEFLPGREISFFALCDGETAIPLASAQDHKRVFDHDVGPNTGGMGAYSPTPLVTPAIHDAIMAKIILPTVTGMKQRGTPFRGVLYAGIMLTTQGPKLFEFNVRFGDPECQVLMLRMMSDIVPAFLAACDGQLKNFDLRWYPESALTVVMAAKGYPGDYQKGTRIEGLEDAAKVDTVEIFHAGTVAKDGAILANGGRVLNVCALGATVTEAQARAYQAVDRIVWPEGFCRRDIGWQAVEAEKAKG; from the coding sequence ATGCACATTCTCCTGCTTGGTTCCGGCGGCCGCGAACATGCCCTGGCGTGGAAGATCGCAGCCTCTCCCCTGGTGACCAAATTCTGGTGCGCGCCCGGCAATGCCGGCATCGCGCGGGAGGCGGAATGCGTGGCGCTCGATGTCGCCGACCATGCCGCGGTGATCGACTTCTGCAAGAAGAACGCGGTCGAGCTGGTCGTGGTCGGGCCGGAGACGCCGCTGGCGGCCGGCATCGTCGATGATCTGACCGCCGCCGGAATCAAGGCGTTCGGGCCGGACAAGATCCCGGCCCAGCTCGAAAGCTCCAAGGGCTTTACCAAGGCGCTCTGCACCGAGTTCGGCATTCCGACCGGCGCCTACAAGCGCTTCACCAACGCCGATGAGGCGCGCGCCTATGTGCAGAGCCAGGGCGCCCCGATCGTGGTGAAGGCCGATGGCCTTGCCGCCGGCAAGGGCGTCGTCGTTGCGAAGTCAGTGCGCGAGGCGGAGGACGCCATCGCCATGATGTTCGAGGGCGCCTTTGGCGAGGCCGGCACTGAAGTCGTGATCGAGGAGTTTTTGCCGGGCCGCGAGATCAGCTTCTTTGCGCTGTGCGACGGCGAGACCGCCATTCCGCTCGCCTCCGCGCAGGACCACAAGCGCGTGTTCGACCACGACGTCGGCCCGAACACCGGCGGCATGGGCGCCTATTCGCCGACGCCTTTGGTGACGCCCGCGATCCACGACGCGATCATGGCCAAGATCATCCTGCCGACGGTCACGGGCATGAAGCAGCGCGGCACGCCGTTCCGCGGCGTGCTCTATGCCGGGATCATGCTGACGACGCAGGGCCCAAAGCTGTTCGAGTTCAACGTCCGCTTCGGCGATCCTGAATGCCAGGTGCTGATGCTGCGCATGATGAGCGACATCGTGCCGGCGTTCCTCGCCGCTTGCGACGGCCAGCTGAAGAACTTCGACCTGCGCTGGTATCCGGAGTCTGCACTGACGGTGGTGATGGCGGCAAAAGGCTATCCGGGCGACTATCAGAAGGGCACGCGCATCGAGGGGCTCGAGGACGCCGCCAAGGTCGACACCGTCGAGATCTTCCACGCCGGCACGGTGGCGAAGGACGGCGCCATCCTCGCCAATGGCGGCCGCGTGCTCAATGTCTGCGCGCTGGGGGCGACGGTGACCGAAGCGCAGGCCCGCGCCTATCAGGCCGTCGACCGCATCGTCTGGCCGGAGGGCTTTTGCCGCCGCGACATCGGCTGGCAGGCGGTGGAAGCCGAGAAGGCGAAGGGCTAG
- a CDS encoding patatin-like phospholipase family protein, with translation MPVKILSLSGGGIRGIFQAVFLREMASQLGVPLREQFDLIAGTSTGAIIALGIALDVPLGDVVDLFEKHGGEIFPENVRRASQRTLSYACKGPIYKQARLRSLLTEVFTDDGRQLQLRDCVPPVVIPATILDRYQIRSFTTLARCGAPESLDGELFAADVALASAAAPLFFSAYRPRGRRSSDEQIRTEERSYTDGGLWANNPVLQAVMTARRCLDTPFADMRVISVGNGEIPGGSVGLDFNSTRRARMLKPTLNMMFATQSELADQTVGTLLDDSTFSGARMLRINTQLDAPIDLDDAKLAISRLKPLAEDEARGAVGKFRRLLGL, from the coding sequence ATGCCGGTGAAAATCTTAAGCCTAAGCGGAGGCGGGATTCGTGGCATCTTTCAAGCAGTATTCCTTCGGGAGATGGCGTCACAGCTTGGGGTACCGCTCCGCGAACAATTCGATCTAATTGCCGGAACCTCGACGGGCGCTATCATCGCGCTCGGAATCGCACTCGACGTGCCACTGGGCGACGTGGTGGATTTATTCGAAAAGCACGGCGGTGAGATTTTTCCCGAAAACGTGAGGCGCGCGAGCCAGCGAACACTCTCGTACGCCTGCAAAGGACCCATTTACAAACAAGCGCGGCTTCGCAGCCTGCTGACCGAAGTCTTCACAGACGACGGCCGACAGCTTCAACTACGAGACTGTGTGCCCCCCGTCGTTATACCGGCCACGATATTGGACCGTTATCAAATTAGGTCCTTTACTACTCTCGCACGGTGCGGCGCCCCCGAAAGCCTCGATGGAGAGCTATTTGCCGCGGACGTGGCGCTCGCAAGCGCCGCAGCTCCACTCTTTTTTTCGGCCTATCGCCCGCGCGGTCGGCGTTCATCAGACGAACAGATACGAACTGAGGAGCGCTCGTATACAGACGGGGGACTTTGGGCCAACAATCCGGTTCTCCAGGCTGTTATGACTGCACGGCGATGCCTGGATACTCCATTTGCCGACATGCGCGTCATAAGCGTTGGAAATGGTGAGATCCCGGGTGGCAGTGTGGGCCTTGACTTCAACAGCACGCGGCGCGCGCGAATGTTGAAACCGACGCTCAACATGATGTTCGCCACACAGAGTGAACTTGCCGATCAAACGGTCGGAACATTGCTCGATGACAGCACATTTTCGGGCGCTAGAATGCTCAGGATCAACACCCAGCTCGATGCTCCTATAGACCTCGACGACGCTAAGCTTGCCATCAGCCGCCTCAAGCCTCTTGCCGAAGACGAAGCTCGTGGAGCGGTCGGGAAGTTTCGGCGGTTGCTGGGTTTGTGA
- a CDS encoding thiamine-monophosphate kinase, producing the protein MSKLIDLGEREILKQIIPRFAEGAGDDCAIIQISGGHLVVTTDPVPPPAAAAIGRDDDPFWMGWLLVTINVSDLAAAGAVPLGFLAAIECESERTTESFERLLEGIRASCAAAQIAYVGGNLREASRLSAVGTAFGICDSYSPLTRVGAKEGDSIISIGQGGGFWRDALRLLVGKDIGPKDRSPVFKPISQIGFVHCLAREHLVRAAMDNSDGLLPSLNELASKNNLGVVLDLEALTVPGLTAEESGDAARYWLGWGDWNVILAVSPAHEDRLFELANASRASAHRIGRFTTEHPGLVMLQRGSNTALAPRLESERFARDSWMLKGVGEYVRMLKEVPLP; encoded by the coding sequence ATGTCTAAACTCATCGACCTTGGCGAGCGAGAAATCCTTAAGCAAATCATTCCCCGGTTTGCGGAAGGCGCTGGAGATGATTGTGCCATTATCCAAATTTCCGGCGGGCACCTTGTGGTCACCACCGATCCCGTACCGCCTCCTGCAGCCGCGGCTATCGGACGAGACGATGATCCTTTCTGGATGGGCTGGCTCCTCGTCACAATTAACGTCTCGGATTTGGCAGCAGCGGGAGCCGTCCCGCTGGGTTTTCTAGCGGCAATAGAATGTGAATCCGAGAGGACGACCGAGTCCTTTGAGCGTCTGTTGGAGGGCATACGAGCAAGTTGTGCGGCGGCTCAGATAGCTTACGTGGGAGGCAACCTTCGGGAGGCCTCGCGGCTGTCGGCGGTCGGCACAGCATTTGGAATATGTGATTCATACTCGCCCTTAACGCGGGTAGGGGCCAAAGAGGGGGACTCCATCATTAGCATCGGCCAAGGCGGGGGCTTTTGGCGTGACGCCTTACGGCTCCTGGTCGGCAAAGACATAGGACCAAAGGACAGGTCTCCAGTTTTTAAGCCGATATCTCAAATTGGCTTTGTTCACTGCTTAGCCCGGGAGCATCTCGTCAGGGCGGCGATGGACAACAGCGATGGCCTTCTTCCAAGCTTAAACGAGCTAGCAAGCAAGAATAACCTTGGGGTCGTGTTAGACCTTGAAGCACTCACTGTTCCGGGTCTTACCGCAGAAGAGAGCGGCGATGCTGCGCGTTACTGGTTAGGGTGGGGGGATTGGAACGTCATTCTTGCTGTATCGCCTGCACATGAAGATCGGTTGTTTGAACTGGCTAATGCGTCGAGAGCATCCGCCCATCGAATTGGACGCTTTACAACAGAACACCCCGGGCTAGTGATGCTGCAACGGGGGAGTAACACCGCTCTCGCGCCTCGCCTCGAATCCGAAAGATTTGCAAGGGATTCTTGGATGCTAAAGGGTGTAGGAGAGTATGTACGTATGCTGAAGGAAGTGCCACTTCCGTAG
- the rsmD gene encoding 16S rRNA (guanine(966)-N(2))-methyltransferase RsmD, whose protein sequence is MRVVGGRLKGRNLASPSSRDIRPTADRLRESVFNILVHAYDNPIEDARVLDLFAGTGALGIEASSRGAKFTLFVDNGAEARALLRNNVESLGLGGVTKVYRRDATDLGPAHPVEPFSLVFLDPPYGKGFAEKALASLRDGGWLTSGALLVVEEAKAAQFTAPEGFEELERRAYDDTEFVFLKKP, encoded by the coding sequence ATGCGCGTGGTCGGCGGTCGCTTGAAGGGGCGCAATCTCGCCTCACCGTCCTCGCGCGACATCCGTCCCACGGCGGATCGCCTGCGCGAGTCCGTGTTCAACATCCTCGTGCATGCCTATGACAATCCGATCGAGGATGCGCGCGTTCTCGATCTCTTCGCCGGCACCGGCGCGCTCGGCATCGAAGCATCCTCGCGCGGCGCGAAATTCACGCTGTTCGTGGACAATGGCGCGGAGGCGCGGGCGCTGCTCCGGAACAACGTCGAGTCGCTCGGCCTCGGCGGCGTCACCAAAGTCTACCGCCGCGACGCGACGGACCTCGGCCCCGCACATCCCGTCGAGCCGTTCTCGCTGGTGTTCCTCGATCCGCCCTACGGCAAGGGTTTTGCGGAGAAGGCGCTGGCGAGCTTGCGCGATGGCGGCTGGCTGACGTCGGGCGCGCTGCTCGTGGTGGAAGAGGCGAAGGCCGCGCAGTTCACGGCGCCGGAGGGTTTTGAGGAGCTGGAGCGGCGGGCGTATGACGACACGGAATTCGTGTTTCTGAAGAAGCCGTAG